The window GCAAGCTTACGAGCCTTGATTTCATCTTCAGTGTGAATCACACCTTTGCCATCTGCTAGCTCTTCGTCCGTGAAGAAGCCCGCACAGCCGTTATCCATTTTGAGGATCATCTTGTCGCCAACGAAACATTCGTACGAGAAGAAGAACAGCAACGTGTCGCCATTGCGAGCAAAGTTGTTGATTGAGATATCGTAACGCAGCGTATCGCCACCACGAGGCAAGTCACCAAGGAAAGTCAGCGTACAATCAAGCAGGCGATAAACTCGCTCGCCTTTGTTTTCAAAATCGATACCTAAGTAGCTGATCAGCATTAGATCACACTGACCAGATTCAACTGCAACAGCCCAAGGGATCTGACCATCAACAAGATACGGCGCATCAACTGGGATGTCGTATTCGGTGGTCATTGTGCTTGGCTTGTACTCGTTAACGGTCGCGTTTAGCTTGGTTACACGAGATACCAATAGGTAGTCAGTGGTTGGCAAGCGAACGCGGCGCGAGTAGCTATCGATGATTGCGTAATCAGGGCCAAATACATTGGCGATATCGCCTTCGGCGTATTCAACCAGATCATCGTAATCCCAGATACATGGTTTACGGATAGGTTTTACTGGTGCTGGTGTCGCAAGTACGTTGACTGGTGTTGACTGAACCTGAGCTGGTTGAGCTTGAACAGGCTGAGCTAATGTTTCGGCTGAGCTATCTAAACCAGACGTAATTGCGTTTAACTGTGCTTTTAATAGCGCATCAGCCATTTGCATGCCTTGGGCACGAGTGTGCAGGAATGCTTTGTGTACTTGCTGCGCCGCTTGCTGGTTTTGAGCAAAAGCTTGGTTGTGTGGTGTTACAGACGGCTGTAATGCTGCGTCCGTATTAGCGTCGATTGGAGACGTGCCATTTTTAGCGGATAGGACATGAGTCATATTGCTGTGGTTACCTGTTAGCTGACTGTGGCGAGTTGGCGCCAGAGTAGGGGATACTGATGTAGGAGTTTCGATGACTGGCTCTACCGCGTTCTGCGCTAATGCTTTCTTCTCTAACTCTTTTTGCACAAGAGCTGCTTGAATGCTTGCTGTCGTTGGAATCGACGCCACTCTTGCTGCTTGTTTACCAGAAGCTTTTTGCTGAATCGCAGCCAAGTTGGTCACTGGGGTTTGGGCAATATGTTGATAGATATCACGACCACCAAGAGTCACTTGCTTAACCAATTGACGTTTAGCATCGCTCGCCAGTTCATTGCTTAAACGAACGGAAAGTGATTGAGATTCAACACCCGATTGGCTTAGTAGCAGCTGTGAACATTGTCCTTCGCTGATGTTGGCAACAATCGCATTTTTAGAGCTGACATTCGGATTTAGAGGTGCAAGGTTCAGATTGAGTAGACCGTGTAGCAGGCTTGCCATACCAGAAGCTGCAGAGCAGTGACCCACACGCTGACTCGCTTGAGTCGTCTTTGTGCTCGATAAACTTAGAGATGAAGACTGATGTGATGAAGATTCTGGTGCATGGTTAAGTTCAAGCAGAGAAACATCGTTCGAGCTCATACCGACTTGAGTCAGTAACTCATCAGCAACGGCGTTGTTACGCTCACTTGAACCAAAAGCCAAGGCGTTGATTCTGCCGTAAGCCGCATCTTGGTTGCTCGCTACTTGACCTTCTTCCACAAGAACAATCGCACCTGCGCCTTCGCCCACATTCCAACTACCGTCTTGCGGTTGTCCGAATTTTGGATCAAGCGACACTGGGCTCATGCTGTTCTTCAGAATCACATGCTCTGCACTGCCGCTTAGGTCGACGGCTGCAATCACAACAGCGTCCATGGATTCTTGCGACATTAGGTTTTGTGCGACATCAATACAACGTGCAACTGACTGTTCAGCGGCTGAAATCGTAAAGGCAGGGCCGTTAAAGTCCCACAATGAAGAGATACGCGAAGCCATGATGTTGCCGATGAAACTGGTGTATTGGTTCAGCTTGGCTGCGTCCATCACACTGTCCATCGCGATGGTTTCTAGCGCTTGGTATTCGTCTTGAGTTAGTTTGATGCCCATGTTGGCAAAGCTGTCAGCCAATTGGCTATGCAGGTTTACGCGTCCACGGAATTGGTGCATCTCAAGCTCTGTTTCCATCGCAACGAGTACTGCAACCTTTTGGCCTGCTACAAGCTTGGCATCTTTAATGGCTTCGTCTGCAACTTTCATCAGTAGCAACTGCTGAGAGATCAAACGGTCATCTTCATTTGGCGGCACTTTGAAGCGAAGGAAATCGAGATCGAATTGATCGATGTAGGCTCCGTTTGGAATGCCGGGTAAACCAAACTGATTCAGGAGTTCTGGATGTTGGTCTAAGCCTTTCCAGCGTTTCTTAGGCAAAGCAATGAAAGCATCGTTGTTGGTTTCAATCGCAGTGCTCAGTGCATTGATACTTTGCAGAGAACCGAAGTGAGACGCGAGGCCTGTAATGCTTAAATTAGACGGTTGTAGGCTTGGAGAAGCCGACTCTAAAGTCTGGTTTACATGACGAGTGTCTGAATACGCTTCAAGCAGTAAGTGAGCGTTACAACCACCGAAACCAAAGACAGAAACACCTGCGCAGCGCTCTGGGTTACCCGCTTTACTTGGCCAAGATTGAACCTGCGTTGGCAGAGTCTGTGAGCCAAATAAACCTTCCGGCGACGATAGTGGCTTATCCAAGTTAATACTTGGCGGAAGCACACCTTCTTTCATCGCAAAGATCATCTTCATGATCCCTGGCATACCTGCCGCAGTCAGCAAGTGGCCGAGGTTGGACTTCGCAGAGCCAATCAGTGGCGGGTTAGAACCATTCAATTTGTCAGCAAAGAAACGCTCCATTGAGGTTAACTCAACTTTGTCACCTAATGGCGTGCCGGTTGCGTGACACTCAATCACTTCAATGCTGTCTGGTGTTAGATTTGATGCCTCGTAAGCGCGTTCAAAGGCTTGGACTTGTCCTTTGCTATTTGGGCTTAATACGAACTGGCCACGGCCATCGTTCGACAAGCCAATACCGCTGACGACTGCGTAGATGTTGTCGCCATCACGCTCCGCATCAGCTAAGCGTTTTAGGACTAAAACCCCCGCACCTTCGCCAGCAAACAGACCTTTACTATTGCTATCAAACGGAACCGACACTCCGTGGTCAGGGTAAGCGTGGAAGATCGAAAAACCCATGTTGATAAAGAATGGGTCAGCACCGGATACCGCGCCTGCCAACATCATGTCGGCTTTGCCCGTGTTCAAGTAATCACACGCTAACTTCAATGAATACACAGAGCTTGCACATGCGGCATCTAGACTCAGTTGTACGTTACCTAAACCCAATGCATCAGCCACTAACTTAGAGGCGTTATGCGCTGCAGCACCATTGATAGGGTTGAGGTCTTGCGCGGTTTCATTGGTTGGTAGCAATGAAAATTGGTCATTAGCTAATTTATCTTTCAGTGCTTTTTCGACCACCGAGTGATACATCGGCAGAAACAGGTCGTTCGAGCGTGTTGTTGGGAACGAAAGGGCACCCATGATCACGCCGGTACGCTCTAAAACATCGGCATTTAAATCAATGCCGGCGTCGACTAAAGCCTTGCGACTGGTATCCAAAGCCCAAAGGAAACTTTGGTCAACACCGTTGAACGACTCGGCTGTTAAGCGGTAGCCATTGCTATCGAAATTGAAGTTTTCGATGTAGCCGCCTTTGTCACAGTAAAAGCGGTCTGACTCACCTTGCACGCCCTGATAGCTTTCAGGTTTAGCGCCTAACTTTTCAGCGCTTAATGTGGTTCGAGAATCTTTTTTGTTTAGCAAGTTTTGCCAAAAATCTTTTGGCGTATCAGCTTCAGGGTATTGGTTAGCAATACCGACAATCGCGATCTTATTGCACTTCACTTGCTGTTTGTTCTGAGCCTGATTCGATTGAGAACTCATACTAGCTCTCCTTGATGATTCACTGCGCTGCCTTGAGACACACCACTTAATTGCTTCGTGGTGATCTGTTGTTCTAGCCCTTGAATAAGAGGCTCGACAGACAGTGGAATTTGATGAGTAATGAGCTGACCAATGCATTTGATGAGCGTGACAACATCGTCACCGCCTTTGGCATTGGAAGCGATTGTGCAGTATTGGTCGGCTACGTTGTCGCTACGATTGATCTTGTCGATCAATGTGCTGGTTTGACGATCGGCACCGACTTCTACAAACAGGCGAGCACCTTGTTGACGTGCACTCTGGATCAACGCGGTGAAATCCAGCGTTGAACAGAAAGTGTCGGCAATCGAAAGGGCGATGCTGTCGCTGTCGATATTGATTGGTGCGCCAGTCGGCAGACCTGCCGCGCTGATAAAGCGGATACGTTTTGGCAACTCGTCGAACAGTGGTTGCGTGTAAAACTCTTGCACTTGGCTATGTTGGCTCAACGCTGGCGTAGTGTGCATTGCAGTAACACGGTTAGCGGCAATGCCACGTTTACCCAGTTTCTTGAGCAATGCACGACAGGTACTTTCACAACCTGCTAGCACGCAAGTATCACCTTGGATGATAGCGAGATAAGCGCGCGGAAACTCTGGTAGCAGCGCCTCAATCGCTTGTGCATCACTGCGAACCACAAAGCTATTCCATTGGATGTTTTCGTCGCCGTTGAGCTGCCAATCTTGACGCACTGCGGTGAGTTCACCAGAAATAGCCGTGGTGAAGATAGGACTGGTTTGAGTCATCTCAATCAGCGCATGTGGTTTCTTCCAAACATTTAAGCTGGCCCACATTGAAGCTTCACCCTTGGAGTAGCCCAAGGCGAAATCTGGCTGCACTTTGAATTCATCACACAGCAGTTGTGTTAACAGATAACTACTGCCCACACCTGCAATGGCCAATTCACTGAGTGACATTTCTTGCGAGTCTTCAGCGTAGGTTTTTTCAGCCTGCAGCATCTCTTTCAAGTTACCTTCGCGCTCTAAACGAGCAAACAACTGTGGGAAATGGTGGTGAAATTCGCGCAACATACCGGGATAAACCGTGCCAACACCAGGGTAAACAAATGCAACGCCACCTTTGCTTTGAGGCATCGGTGAGAAACAACTGCCCGCTGGCGTTTTGTATTGGCTATTTTCAGCCATTACTTTTGGCAACGCATTTTCTAGCGCTATGATCTCTTGTATTGCAGCATCAATTGAAGCCGCTTGAATCACGATGTTCGCATTACGGCCAGCATTGTGCTGAACGCTTTGGAAGTGACTTAGGTTTGAATGCATCAAGCTGGCGATAGCAAGTTTGCTGTCTGCCGCTTCGTCAACGCATTTAAGCTCAGCTCTTAACGAGATTAACTGAGAAACCAACTCGGCTTGTTCGTTGCCTGAAACCACAAACATCAAACGCTCGCTTGATAGCAAGGGTTTTGGTTCTTGCAAACCTGTTGCTTGCGTCAATATTAGGCTGGTGGCTTTTTGGTTATCGTCACTGAAATTTAACGCAGCAACACGAGCTTTGTTCGGCTCAGTGAACCAGTAATGGTTAGGTAATGAATGGCTCGGTAATGAACGGCTCGATATCGCCTCAACTATATTCAACAACTCATCAAACTGCTGCGAAGCAGATAGGGCTGAGTATTGCTGTTGATGGCTTAGGTCTGTAGCGGGGCGGCGTGCAATATCCAGAGCAAGCTGAACGCTATCTTCGGTAGCTGAATCTACAAAACCCGCTAGATAAGCGTGTGGATGAATCTTGTTTTGAGCAGCCGTCAACGCGCTCAACATCACTAATGATGGAGAATGAGAATCCAAACAAAGCTTAACCACATTACCTTGATTGACTGTCTCGATGGCGTGAGCAAGTGCTTGATTAAAATTGCCATCAACCACAACAGTAACCATCTCAGGAAGCGAAGGTGATAAGTCGGCAGAAAGCTCAGCCGCGTTTGCTGGCTGAGCTAAAAGAGCGATGCGCAATGGCATCGCTTTATTAGTAGGAACAGTCACTATGACAATTGCTCCTTTTCTGCGTTCTTAGTCGCCTCTTTCTTTGATACTGCTGAGCTAGACTTCGGCAAAAATGCGTCGTTTAAGCTCTTGCTGATGGTGACTTTGGCACCTTTCATTACCGCACTTAAACGACCATCTTGGTGGTAAAGCGAGATATCAGCTTGCAGAGAACGAGCCGTGCTTTTTATCACGCTCAGCTCTAGCCAACCTTGGTCACCATTGTGCATCGGTGCGTAACAAACAAACTCACCGATTGCAGACGGTAGGCTTGCCGCGCCGTATTTCAATCGAGCCCATACCAGCATTGCTTGCAACAGATAATCTTCAGCAAATGGCTGACTATCGCCAAAACCTTGCTTAGGAATAAATGATCCGCAGTCGCTGTTTTCAATCTGAGGCAATTGGCACTGAGCCAGTAAGCCTAAGTCGTCAAAGCGTTCGACTGAGGTTATACCTTGCAGTCTTGGTCCGTGAAACAGAGTGCCGTCACTGTATAGAGCTTGTGCCGTTGTTACAGGTGCTGAAGTGTTGGCTTCAAAGCGCTTTTCTGACGCTTGTTGAGCATCTTCAGACACTTGCACAGAGGCAACTTGCAACTGAGCTTGATACTGTGGTCGCCCTTGGCAACTGATCACCGCTTTTAGCTGCTCTTTTGATTTAGCATCAGAAGAAAGAACCAGTTTTAGCTCTTGCACTTCATCAGTATCAAAAATCACACCCTTAAGCAGTTTGTAGTTGTGAACGCTAACGTTCAGCCCTAACAGTTGCTCTGCCACTTCACGCATCCATTGGATGGCACACACTGTCGGTAACACTGGGTTACCGGCAATGCAGTGATCTTGAATGAAAGGCAATGCCTTTGGATCAAGATGACGTGTCACAGTAATGCTTGTACTCAGCGGACTCTCTGCAAGGTGCACAGACTCCGCATTAAGCTTTTTTACAGCAGCTTCCTTGTTGTCAGAACCTTGCATGCTCGTACCAACCAGCAGTTGAATGCCAGTTTCGTTCAGTAGTTGAGAGCTAAACAGCTCTGCACCCGCCTGAAGAGGAATCACGTACACACCGCGCTCTGTGAACATACGTTTCAGTGCTGCGTTGACCATGCCACCGTCCCACGGTCCCCAGTTGAAGCTCATCACTTTCGCTTGAGGGTTACGTGCAGATAGTTGTAGAGCCGCTTTGTTTAGGATCTCGTTGGACATCGAGTAATCACTTTGGCCAGTGTTTCCGTAGAAACCCGCCGCCGAAGAGAACATCGCAATCAGTTTTAGCTTGCTGCTATCAAGACCACCAAGAACCGCTTCTAGCCCGCCCACTTTCGTGCCGTAAACCATGTTCAGTTCATCAAGTGTTTTATCTTGAATGTGTTTGTCAGCCAGTACACCTGCACCGTGGATAAGACCCGTGATGCCGTCGAAATTCGCCAGTGTTTTCGCTACAGACTCATGGTTCGACACATCTAGACTTAGGTATTCAGCGCTCGCGCCAATCTCGTTGAAAGCGGCAAGTGCTGCGTTGATTTCAAGGCTGCTCAATACAGGTTTTAGCAAGGTATCAACTTTCTTTGGCGTTGGTTTGTCACCTGTTGCTTGTAGGTGAGCAATAGCCGCAGGTTTAAGCTCTTTCTCTTGCTTGCCTTGTGCCCACTGAGGTAGCTCAGCTGAAGTAATATGCTTACTACGACCTGCAAGAATGAAGTGAGACTTACATTGCTTAGCAAGCGTCAGTGCACATTCAAACGTCACGCCTTTAGCGCCACCAGTTACGAGAACTTTGTCGCTCTTGGTGAGTTGAGCACCTGTGTTTTTGGTTTGTGCAGCACCTGGTGTTGCCGCAATCAATGTTGCACGACCAGATTCACCGTTTTCTGCATGGCTAAGGCCGATTTCAACCGTGTTGGTATCGATATCGAACAGTTCGCCTGTGATAGCTTCAGCTAGGTGACGAGCATCAATAGAAGCGTCAGCATCCAATGCGCGGCAGAACACGTTTGACCATTCATGGTTTAGTGTCTTAGTTAGACCAGACAGCGCGGCTTGGTTAAGTTCCGCATTCGCTAGTTGCTTAGTATCTAGGTAACCAAAGCCACCATCGATACGGCTTAGTGTGAAGAAAACACTGCGACCAGAAACGGTATTCAGCTGACCATTTAGGTGCTTCGCGAATAAGAACGCTGTGGTTAGTGAAGTTCTTGAGTCTGCATTCAAGTTAACCGCTTGCTCGTTGCTTTGTTTCGCATCAACGATAGCTTGTAAATGAATGAAGCCAGCAATCACTTTGTTCGACGTTTTAAGGTCTGCTTCGATGTCGTTAATAACCGCAGTCACACCAGCATCATCGATGCTGTTGAGTGTGTAGCTTGCGATTTCACTGTTTAAAGGTGACGCGGCAGAAAGGGCACTACGCACTACGGCAACTTGAATGCCGTTAGCGGTCAACTTTTCTGCTAGAACACCGGCGTTGTGACCATCATCTGTGATCACGACACAAGCGTCTTTTGAGAAACAATCGACGAGTTTATCTGCCGCTGGTAGCTTTTTTAGCGCTACCTCATTGTGTGGAGGAAGTTCCGCTGTCGCTGTTTCTGCGATAGGCGTTACTGATTCAGCTTTTGGAGTCGCTACGGGTGCAGCAGCGGATAGCTTGCTTTGCATGTATGTAACGATTTCACCAAGCGTACGACACTCAGCTAGGTCTTCAGGGTTTAGCTCTGGCAGCGTTGGTAGCTGGTCTTGAACTGTACCTAAAATCTCAACACGTTTGATTGAGTCGATACCAAGGTCTGCTTCCATGTCCATCGCGAGGTCGAGCATTTCTGCTGGGTAACCTGTTTTGTCGGCAACCACTTCCATCATTGTTGATTGAACATGAGCAGGGTTTAGGTCGTTGCTTGCGCTTTCTACAGCGGCTGTAGCTGCTACTGTCGGAGTTGCTGCGTTAGGAGCTAACTTGCTGTTCATGTAGTCAACGATTTCGCCAAGAGTACGGCACTCAGCTAGGTCTTCAGGGTTTAGCTCTGGCAGTGTTGGTAGCTGGTCTTGAACCGTACCAAGGATCTCAACACGTTTGATTGAGTCGATACCAAGGTCTGCTTCCATGTCCATTGCTAGGTCTAGCATTTCTGTTGGGTAGCCCGTTTTATCAGCCACTACGCTCAGCATTGTGCTTTGAACTTGTTCTGCGTTTAAACCGTTTGATACTGCTTGCGCTGGTGCAGATGCTTGAGCTGCTACTGGAACAGAAGCTGGAAGCTTACTGTTCATGTAGTCAACAATTTCGCCTAGAGTGCGACATTCAGCTAAGTCTTCAGGGTTTAGCTCTGGAAGAGTCGGTAGCTCGTCTTGTACCGTACCTAGGATTTCAACACGCTTGATTGAGTCGATACCAAGGTCAGCTTCCATGTCCATTGCTAGGTCTAGCATTTCAGTCGGGTAGCCCGTTTTCTCTGCGACTACTTCTAACATGGTTTTTTGAACGACAGCCGCATCTAGACCATTGCTAGCTGTTGCCGGAGTAACTACTGGTGCTTGTGAAGACACTGGAGCAGAAGCTGGAAGCTTGCTGTTCATGTAGGCAACGATTTCGCCAAGAGTACGACACTCAGCCAAGTCTTCAGGGTTTAGCTCTGGAAGAGTAGGCAGTTCATCTTGAACCGTACCAAGAATCTCAACACGCTTGATTGAATCGATACCAAGGTCAGCTTCCATATCCATTTCTAGATCAAGCATTTCCGTTGGGTAACCTGTCTTCTCAGCAACCACTTCTAGCATGGTTTGTTGAACGACTTTCGCATCAAGACCGTTAGCGGCTTGAACAGGAGCGGCTGCGCTTGGCTGTGCTGCCACAGGCGCTGATGCTGGCATCTTGCTGTTCATGTAGGTAACGATTTCACCAAGAGTACGACACTCAGCTAAATCTTCAGGGTTCAGCTCAGGTAGGTTCGGCATTTCGTCTTGAACGGTACCAAGGATCTCTACACGCTTGATTGAGTCGATACCAAGGTCTGCTTCCATGTCCATTTCTAGATCAAGCATTTCCGTTGGGTAACCCGTTTTCTCAGCGACTACTTCTAGCATCACTTTTTCAGCATCGGCTGTTTGTACTGCTACTGGTGCAGCCACAGGAGCTGGTTGTGCTTTTACTGGCACAGGCTGAGCTGCAACAGGTGCTGCTGCTTGAGCGACTACTTGTGGTGCAGGAACGGCTTTCTGGACTGGAGCTTGCTGAACTGTTGTATTTTGAACTGGCACAGCCTGTACAGGAGCTGTTTGTACTTGAGCTACAGGCTGTTGGACGATAGCTGCTGGAGTAGTTGGAGCTTGAATCGCTGGTTGAGCATTTACTGGCGCAACGAAGGTTGGTTGTGCCGTTTGTACTGAACCTTGCGTCAGCATATTAAGTGCTGAGTTGTTGCTGTGCGCTTGCATTTCTAGGTAATGAGCGTGCGCTTTTAGCGTTTCAGCTTGGTGCTGGTGGAACATTTCCATAGAACGCTGTAGGTTCTCAGGAATTGCTACTCCTGCTGTTGCCATTTTCGCTTGCTCAGACATTAGGGTGTTGAATGTGTCACCGTATTGCTGAGGAATCGCCAAGAATTGCTGATGTACTTCTGCTGTTTGTTGTTGAGCATTGAAGAACGATTGCAGTGAAGATTCATCAACTGTTACTTGAGCTGCTGGCTGAATAGTCGCTGGTGCAGATTGCGCCACTTGTGGCTGCTGAGCTGCTGTTACTACTTGTGCACTTGGTGCTGGAGCAGTTGACTGTTGTACATTTGAAGCTTGAGGAGCAGCCACAGGTACTTCAACGATTTCTGTTTTAATTACTTCTTTTTCCACGATTTTCTCGACTTCAACTTTCACTTCAACAATCTCGGTCTTTTCGGTGACGTTGCCCGAAGCCAATGATTGATCCATTTTCTTACGAGTAGCAGGGCTGATGTAGTTGGTTGCATTCAGCTTGATGTTCATTGGTGATGCCTTTGCAGGTTCAGCAATGTCAGCTTGGTAAGGGTCAATGTTGTCTAATGAAACACCTGCCACGCACAGTTGAACCGCAGCTAAACGAAGCTGTTGGTCACTGTCGCCTTTAGGGCTTGGGTTGATGCTGATTGCATAAAGTTCTTCGTTCTTATCAGCCAATGTTTTTTCAACCAGCTTTTGAAGAATGTTCTTCGGACCGAACTCAACGAATACACGCGCGCCTGCTTCATACATCGCTTCAATTTGCTCGCTAAAACGAACCGATTGCAGCATGTGTTGCTTG of the Vibrio lentus genome contains:
- a CDS encoding type I polyketide synthase — protein: MSQPETNTPESVDDSRLNKRLKDMPVAIVGMASMFANSRYLNKFWDLISEKIDAITEVPDTHWRPEDYYDSDRTTPDKSYCKRGGFIPEVDFNPMEFGLPPNILELTDTSQLLSLIVAKEVLEDAKLPEGYNRDKIGITLGVGGGQKIAQSLNARLQYPVLKKVFKSSGISDDDSEMLIKKFQDQYIHWEENSFPGSLGNVISGRIANRFDLGGINCVVDAACAGSLAAMRMALSELVEGRSEMMITGGVCTDNSPTMYMSFSKTPAFTTNETIQPFDIDSKGMMIGEGIGMVALKRLEDAERDGDRIYSVIKGVGSSSDGKFKSIYAPRPEGQAKALKRAYDDAGFAPHTLGLLEAHGTGTAAGDVAEFGGLNSVFSENNGEKQHIALGSVKSQIGHTKSTAGTAGLIKAALALHHKVLPPTINVSAPNPKLDIENSPFYLNTQTRPWMKRVDGTPRRAGISSFGFGGTNFHVVLEEYTPEHARGDKYRQRQVPQTLLFSAESRQALINELKQVSTQAADAAFKLEALAEQHALREVDAKHARLGLVVTDQADLQAQLTQAVSMLESQTKAHWQMPNGTSYRESALIAENGAGKVAALFAGQGSQYLNMGRELACHYPEMRQQLAQADQVFGQHKKTALSQILFPIPTFTPEATKAQEAVLTNTANAQSAIGTVSMGQFDIMTQAGFRADMVAGHSFGELSALCASGVISQDDYYQLAFARGDAMAATPEQGDSGTMFAVILDADKLPTVESCISQFEGVSIANYNAPTQLVIAGPTATVQQAAQALTEQGFKAIALPVSGAFHTPLVAHAQKPFAAAIDKASFSAPTLPLYSNATGKLHSKDAKAIKKAFKQHMLQSVRFSEQIEAMYEAGARVFVEFGPKNILQKLVEKTLADKNEELYAISINPSPKGDSDQQLRLAAVQLCVAGVSLDNIDPYQADIAEPAKASPMNIKLNATNYISPATRKKMDQSLASGNVTEKTEIVEVKVEVEKIVEKEVIKTEIVEVPVAAPQASNVQQSTAPAPSAQVVTAAQQPQVAQSAPATIQPAAQVTVDESSLQSFFNAQQQTAEVHQQFLAIPQQYGDTFNTLMSEQAKMATAGVAIPENLQRSMEMFHQHQAETLKAHAHYLEMQAHSNNSALNMLTQGSVQTAQPTFVAPVNAQPAIQAPTTPAAIVQQPVAQVQTAPVQAVPVQNTTVQQAPVQKAVPAPQVVAQAAAPVAAQPVPVKAQPAPVAAPVAVQTADAEKVMLEVVAEKTGYPTEMLDLEMDMEADLGIDSIKRVEILGTVQDEMPNLPELNPEDLAECRTLGEIVTYMNSKMPASAPVAAQPSAAAPVQAANGLDAKVVQQTMLEVVAEKTGYPTEMLDLEMDMEADLGIDSIKRVEILGTVQDELPTLPELNPEDLAECRTLGEIVAYMNSKLPASAPVSSQAPVVTPATASNGLDAAVVQKTMLEVVAEKTGYPTEMLDLAMDMEADLGIDSIKRVEILGTVQDELPTLPELNPEDLAECRTLGEIVDYMNSKLPASVPVAAQASAPAQAVSNGLNAEQVQSTMLSVVADKTGYPTEMLDLAMDMEADLGIDSIKRVEILGTVQDQLPTLPELNPEDLAECRTLGEIVDYMNSKLAPNAATPTVAATAAVESASNDLNPAHVQSTMMEVVADKTGYPAEMLDLAMDMEADLGIDSIKRVEILGTVQDQLPTLPELNPEDLAECRTLGEIVTYMQSKLSAAAPVATPKAESVTPIAETATAELPPHNEVALKKLPAADKLVDCFSKDACVVITDDGHNAGVLAEKLTANGIQVAVVRSALSAASPLNSEIASYTLNSIDDAGVTAVINDIEADLKTSNKVIAGFIHLQAIVDAKQSNEQAVNLNADSRTSLTTAFLFAKHLNGQLNTVSGRSVFFTLSRIDGGFGYLDTKQLANAELNQAALSGLTKTLNHEWSNVFCRALDADASIDARHLAEAITGELFDIDTNTVEIGLSHAENGESGRATLIAATPGAAQTKNTGAQLTKSDKVLVTGGAKGVTFECALTLAKQCKSHFILAGRSKHITSAELPQWAQGKQEKELKPAAIAHLQATGDKPTPKKVDTLLKPVLSSLEINAALAAFNEIGASAEYLSLDVSNHESVAKTLANFDGITGLIHGAGVLADKHIQDKTLDELNMVYGTKVGGLEAVLGGLDSSKLKLIAMFSSAAGFYGNTGQSDYSMSNEILNKAALQLSARNPQAKVMSFNWGPWDGGMVNAALKRMFTERGVYVIPLQAGAELFSSQLLNETGIQLLVGTSMQGSDNKEAAVKKLNAESVHLAESPLSTSITVTRHLDPKALPFIQDHCIAGNPVLPTVCAIQWMREVAEQLLGLNVSVHNYKLLKGVIFDTDEVQELKLVLSSDAKSKEQLKAVISCQGRPQYQAQLQVASVQVSEDAQQASEKRFEANTSAPVTTAQALYSDGTLFHGPRLQGITSVERFDDLGLLAQCQLPQIENSDCGSFIPKQGFGDSQPFAEDYLLQAMLVWARLKYGAASLPSAIGEFVCYAPMHNGDQGWLELSVIKSTARSLQADISLYHQDGRLSAVMKGAKVTISKSLNDAFLPKSSSAVSKKEATKNAEKEQLS